The DNA region CCGTGGCGACCTGTGACGCCCACGCAGCGATGGCCTTCGACGTATCGCTCTGCGAATCCAGCACGGGCCGCGCCTGGTCGATCAGCCTGATGAGCGGATCGAGATGCCTGCGTGCCTCGATCGCGAGATCCGTTGACCCCTCGACGATCCGAGACAGCTCGGCTCCGAGCCCGCCGACCGCGGTGTAGGACTCGTCGATGACGGTCTTGAGATTGCCGCGCGGAATGGCCTGCAGCCCGGCGTTGGCGTCCGCAAGCAGCGTGTTGACGTCGGGCGGCACCGACGTGTCAGCAAGCGCGATGACGTCATTGTCACGCAACGGCGGGGCATCGCCATTGCGCGGCAACAACGCTACGTACTGCTCGCCGATTGCCGACTGGCTGTGCACTTCCGCACGCAGATCGGAGGGTATCTCGATGCCCCGCTTCAGCGACAACACGGCTTCGACCCCGCTCCGGGTGAGCCGCACGTTCTCGACCCGACCGACCTCGGTGCCGCGGTAGGTGACGTTGCCCCCGCTGTACAGCCCGCCGGTCTGCGGTAACTCCATGACGACCGTGTACCGGCCGACGCCGAACAGCTTGGCCGGCAACTTCATGAAGTGCAGGCCCATCAACCCCATCGCCAGCAACGCGATCACGGTGAAGACCGCGAGTTGGATCTGCATTCGCCCGTCCAGTCGCATTACGGCCCCTGATCCCATCGATACGGCACGACCAACGGATTGCCCTTTGTATAGGGGCTGGGGAACTGTCCGATCGTGCGGCCCCACTGCACTTCCAGCGCGGTCAGATCACCTTCCCACCGGGTACCGGTGAACATTCCCGCGTCGATTCGGCTCAGGGTGAGGTCCGCGATCGCGGTCAGGTTGGCATAGTCGCCACGCTGCCACTTCTCGATCGTCTCGTTGGGAAACGGGAAGGTAAGGATGAGCGACAGGGCTCGGGTCATGCTCGGCCCGGCGTCGGCGAGCGACTCCAGCACCGGGCCGACGTCGTTGAGTTCCTTGACCAGGTTGTCCTTGGTCTGGTTGACCGAATCGACCGTCAACGCACTGAATATGCCGAACTGGTGGGCGGTTTCGACGAGGTTACGCCGCTGCCCGTTGAGTACGGCCAGCGCCTCGGGGACCGCCTGCAAGGCCTGGTCCAGAACCGGCCGCTGTGCGGCGAACTGCCCAGCCAGGTTGTTGAGGCTCTCCGTGGCGGTGATGATGTCGCCGGTTTGGTCGTTGACGTTGCGGGTGAATGTCTCGAGCTGACCGATCATACTGCGCAGGTCGTGCTCGCGGCCGCGGAAAGCGGTCGCGAGCGCCGCAGTGATGTCCTGCACCTGACCGAGTCCGCCACCGTTGAGCACCACGGACAGCGCCGCCAAAGTCTGCTCGGTGCTTGGGAATGCGTCACCACGCGACAGCGGAATAAGTGAGCCGGCGTGCAGTCTGCCCTTCGGCGCGGCGTCGGTCGGCGGCGCGAGCTCGATGTGCAATGAGCCCAGCAAACTCGTCAGACCTATTGTGACGGTGGAGTTCTCCGGTAGGTCGACGCTGCCGTCCAGCTGCATCGTCAGCAACGCGTGCCAGCCCTGGCGCTCGATCCTGGTGACCGCGCCGACGTCGACGTCGCCGACACGGACCCGCGAGTTCGGCTGAATGTTGTTGACATCGGGCAGCTGCGCCTGGATCACGAACGACCCGGGGCCCCCGCCCGCCGTTCCGGGCATCGGCAACGAGTTCAGCCCTTGCCAGTCACCACAGCCAACGACCCCACCAGCGATGACGAGCGTCGCCCACGCCATCACCATTCGTCGCCACCAGATGCGCATCATGCACCACCACCGTTGGTGGGGAGCATGATTCCTGACAGGCCGGCGGTGGGGTCCGTTGCGGTCGTTTGCGGCCCGTCCTCGGCGGGCGGTACGAAATCGGGTCGCATCCGGTCCTCGCTGTAGGTGACCTCGTTGGGTCTGGCCTGCGCTCCGACGACCAGGTTCGCCCCGATCGGCGGGAAGTTGTACTGCCGGTTCTTGACGATCGGGGCCAGGTACTGCACGCACAGCTTCGCCGACTGCTCGGCACCACGCCGAGACGCCGCCTGGATTGCACCGCAGAGGAAGCTGATCGGGTTCGCGAAGTTGTTGACGGCCAGCGCGCCGGTCAACGCGCCGTTGGCGGGCTCGAAGATGTTGTAGAAGTTCGCCACTGTGCCGGGGGCGATGTGCAGTGTCTGCTCGAGATCATCGAGGCTGGCGATCAACGTGTCGCTGATCGACGCCAGTTTGTCCGAGGCCGTGCCGATCGCTTCCCGATTGTCGTCGGCGAAGTCCTTGACATCGCCGATGACACCACCGAGATCCTCGATCGTCCGTGCCACCTTCTGCGGGTCGTCGGCGACCAACGAAGTCACCTCCGCCATGTTGCCGTTGAGCTGCTCGAGCAGGTCGGCACTGTCGTGCAGGGCGGAAACCAGGGTCGACAGATTGGTGAACGTCGAGAAGATATCGGAGCTGTGACCGCCCAGCGTCGCCAGTGCCTGCGACAGTCTGACGACGGTCTCGCGGATGCTGGCGCCTTGCCCGCGTAGGTTGTCGGCCGCGGTGTTGATCACCGCGCCCAGTGTGCTGACACCGCCTGGCTCGGTTGGTTGAAGCAGTCTGGTCAAGCGTTGCAGTTGAACTCGGACCTCGTCCCATTCCACCGGGACCGCAGTGCGCTCCTCCGGAATCACCGACCCGGTAGGCATCATCGACCCACCGGTGAATGCGGGGGTCAACTGAATCGACCTGCCGGTCACCAGTTGCGGCGCGAGAATCACCGCGTTCGCATCGACCGGTATCGGATACTTGCGGTCCACCCAGAACGTGATTCTGGCACGGGTGGGCTGCGGCTCGATGTGGTCGATGCGTCCCACCGGCACGCCGAGGATGCGCACGTCATCACCGGCGAACAGGCCGTTGCTGTTAGCGAAATAGGCGGTCACCCAGGTTTTCCCGATTCGATCGGAATGCCGTACCACCACAACGAACCCGGCTGCGAGCGTCAACGCGAGTATGCCCGCCAGTGCTGTGCGCAACCAGCGCAGGCCGGTCATGGCTGCCCCGATTCCGGGGTGGCGTTGCCGGACAACGCGGGTGGGCCGGGCGGGGGACCACCCGGCAGCGGTGCGGGCAGCGGTGCACGGTACGGGTAACGAGGATCGCCCGGGTTGCCGGTGATGGCGTCGGGCACGGTCAGATGGGGCTCCCCACCCTGGCCGGTGCGCGGGTGGGGCACCGGCAACGCGGGTGTGCCCGGCTGACCTGTCGGGGGATCTGTCAGCTGCGATGGAGCCAGCACATTGGGGTCGAGGCCGAGGTCCGAGAACGCGGCGTCGACGAACGGCTGAACGAACTGTCCGGGAAGCAAGTTGACCACATATGCCTTGAAGAACGGCCCGGACGACAGCGACTCACCCAGCGACATCGCGTATTTGTTGAGCAATTTGACCGCTTCCCGAAACCGGTCCTTGCGATTGTCCAGAATCGCCATGACTCCGTTGAGCTTCTCCAGTGCCGGCCGCAGCTGCTGGCGGTTCTCGGCGATGAACGCCTTCAATTGCGCTGCGGCCGAGGAGATGCTGGCCCAGATCTGGTTCACCGCGTCGCTTTGGGTGCGCAGTTGCGCCAACAGGTCGTTGGTGGCGGAAACCAGCCGGGCAACCTGATCGCTGCGGTGGGCCAGTACACCTGTCGCCTTGGCGGCATTGGTGAGCAGCGTGCGCAGCTGCGTGTCGCGGTCGTTGAGAGTCTGAGCGAAGCGCGCCACGCCGTGCACCGCCTCCCGAAGCTCCCCGGGGGTATCGGCGAAGGTGTCCGACAAGGTCGACAACGATTCCGAGAGTTCATCTGTGTCCAGGCCGCTGATGGTGTCGGCGAGATCGCCGAGCGCATCGGGCAGCTGATACGGCGAGCTGGTCCGGTTCATCGGGATGGGCCCGTCGAGGTCGCCTCCGCCCTGTGGAAGAACGGCAAGCATCTTGGTTCCCAGCAGGCTCTTCGTCTTGATTGCGGCCTCGGTCGCCTCGCCCATTCGGATGTTCTTGTCGACGCTGAAGCGCACCAGCACCGCGGCTCCGTCGAGCTCGATGGACGACACCCTGCCCGCCGGATATCCGGAGACCTCCACCGTGGCCCCGCTGAGCAGGCCTCCGGCGTCGGCGAAGTGAGCCGAGTAGGTCTTGACCTGATTGACCAGGGGCAGATTCTGGTACTGCAGCGCCCCGACGACGACCGCGGAGACCACCACGACGCCGACGGCCCCGATCGCGAGCGGACTGCGCTCCGTGAAGGATCTCATCTCGGTGCGCACCGCCCCGAGACCTGATCGGCGACCTTCACGTATACCGGCTGACCGCCTTTCCCGTTGAGCTTGAGCACGATTTCGCACAGGTAGAAGCTGAAGAAGTCGCCGTTGATGCCCTGTCGGCCCAGCGCCCGGTACTTGTCCGGCAGGGTGTTGATCAGGTTGTCGAGATACTCGTGGTCGGCCAGCGCGATGGCGGCCGTGCGGTCCGTTTCGCGGACCACCTTCGCGAACGGTTGGCGGGACTGCGCCAACAGGCCGGCCACCGAGCCTGCCGCGGCATCGGTGTACGCCAAGGCCGTTGAAATGTCGCCCTTGCGTTCGGCGAGCCCCTGCACCAGTTCGGACAACGACGTGACCGCCAGATCGAGGCGCTCGGTTTGACCGCCGAGGGATCCGAGCACGACGTTGAGGTTGTCGATGACCTGACCGATCAGCACGTCGCGATCGGCCAGGGTGTTGGTCACCATCGCCGCCTGTTGCAGAAACGATCCGATGGTGGCGCCCTGGCCCTGAAGGGCCGAGATCAACTGTCCACTCAGCGCGTTGACCTGATCGGGATCGAGCACCCGGAACAGCGGCCTGAACCCGCCGATGACGGAATCCAAGTCGAGGGCGGGCTGTGTCCGCGCGACCGGGATCGTTGCGCTGGGCTGCAGCGGGCGCAGTCCCCCGGCGCCCTCCTCCAGGGCCAGATACCGTCCGCCGATCACGTTGTCATATCGAACGGCCGCGCGGGTGCCCTCGGTGAGCAGGACCGAATCGTCGGTGGCGAACTCCACGCGCACGGTCGAGTCACCATTGAAGGAAATGTCTTGGATCGTGCCGACTTCCACCCCTGCGATGCGCACCATATCGTCGCTCTTCAATCCGGACACATTGGTGAAATCGGCGAAGTACTTCTTGCCGCCACCGAAACGGAATTCGGCGAACACCGTCAGCAATGCGAAGGTCCCGAATGCACACACTGTCAGGAAAATCAGCAGGCGCCATGCCGCGCCCTTGAAGTCGTCCTTCACGGTTTCGTCTCCTGAGCTCGGTGGGATCGAGTCATCCGCCCGGCCCCGGCGCGGCTCCGGGCAGGCACTGCCTGATGCTCGCCCGCTCGGGGTTCCCACGGGTCACCGGGAAGTAGTTAGCCCAACAGGGATGGCCGATACCGGGATTCGGCCGGATGTCCAGACCCGGTCCCCACCCGGTGTTCGTGATGAGCTGGCGGACCGGGAAGTTCTCGGTGGCGTCCGGTAGCGACCCGCAGCCGGGCTTCCCACCGGGACCTCCCTTGGCGGCGATGACGGGCAGGTTGTCCGGGTACTTGTACGGGTCGTTACCGAACAACAGGCCGACATCGAACTGAATCGAGCGGTCGTTGTCCCCACCCCAAGCATCGAACCCGCCGTTGTCGAGAAACCACGTTGCGCCTTGTAGCCAGCAGGCGTACACCGGGCTGTACTTGTTCAGCAGGCCGGTCGTGGGCTCAAGAATGTTGACCAGACCCACCAGGCTGTCCTTGCTGGATGCCAGCAGTTCAGTTCCGGACCTGGCCAATCCAGTGGTGCTGAGCAGCAAGTGATCCAGATTCGCTGCCCGGTCGACCACGGTCTTGCTGGTAGTACTCGCGCCGTCGAGGATGGTCACGATGTCATTGGCGACCGCGGCATAGGTGTCGTTGAAACGCCCGAAGGACTGCCAATCCTGCCGGATTGTCTCGTTGCGTTCGTTGAGCGCGGTGAGGACGACGTTCAGGTCGGTGGTGGCCTGCCCCATCCGTTCGCCCTGGCCGCGCACGCCGTCGGCGACGGCGGTGAGAACCGCGTTGAGCTTGGAAGGATCGATCATCCGCAGGAGGTCGGACAGGTTCTCGAAAATGGTGTTGACCTCGGTACTGACATTCGTTGACTGCAGCACCGCGCCGGCGGCCAACGGGGCAGGGCTCGGATCCGGCGGATACACGAGCTCGACGAACTTCGCGCCGAATGCAGTGGTGGCCTGAATTCGTGCCTGCACGTTCGCAGGGATGAACTGGGTCTGGTTCGGGTCAATCGCCACTTCCAGCTTGGCACGGCCGTCACCGCCACTGATGTTGCGGACCCGGCCCACCTCGACGCCGCGCAGCTTCACTTTCGCACCGGTCTCCATCACCAACCCGGATCGGTCCGAAGTCAAAGTGACTGGAACATGAGAACTGAACGTGCCGCTGTAGACGCCGACGGTGACGAGAAGAAACGCGCCCACGACAGCCAGCAAGATGACGGTCCACCAAGCGTTGTGGATGCGGGCTTCGCCCTTGCGCGGCCCCATGTCAGCCCGCCAGGTTGAAGTTGCCAGACTGCCCGTAAACGGCCAGTGAGATCATCACGATTTCGATCGCGGCGACGACCATCGATGTGCGCACCGCGCGGCCCACCGCCTCGCCGACCCCCGCGGGTCCACCGGACGCGGTGAAGCCGTAGTAGGTGTGCACGAGCATGATGACGACTGTCATTGCCACACACTGGAAGAAGGACCAGATCAGGTCAGTCGGGTTGAGGAACGTCCCGAAGTAGTGGTCGTAGACCCCTGAACCCTGGCCGTAGATCACGGTGGTGCCGAAGCGGGCCGCGAGAAACGCCATCATCACCGCCACGCAGTAGAGTGGGATGACCACGATCACCCCGGCGAGGACACGCGTCGCGGCGAGATAAGTGACGCTGCGGATTCCGATCACCTCGAGCGCGTCGATCTCCTCGTTGATCCGCATCGCACCCAACTGGGCGGTGGCGCCGGCGCCGATGGTGGCCGACAAGGCCACTGAGGTGGTGCCCGGCACGATCAGCCGGACGTTGAAGAACGCCGAGGCGAATCCGGTCAGCGCCTCGAAACCCACCGACGCAAGTTGGTTGTACCCCTGCACCGCAACCAAGGCGCCCGTTGTCATGGTCAAGAAGCCGACGATCGCGACAGTTCCACCGACAACGGCCAGGGCCCCGCTGCCCAACCCCATCTGCGCGATCAACCGCAACAACTCGGTCCGGTAGTGCGTGACGGCATCGGGGATTGCCGCCAACGTATTGGCGTAGAACCGAGCTTGGCCACCGATACGGTTCCAAGCGGCGACGAACTCGTCGACCACATGCGCAAGCCGTCCAAACGGCCTGCTGGGTGTCCCGACGCTCATGGCACTGCCACCTCACGTGACCGTGAACTGGATACCGACCGCGGTGACGAGGATGTTGATCGCGAACAACACCGTGAAGGTGAAGACCACGGTCTCGTTGACCGCGTTGCCTACCCCCGCAGGTCCGCCGTTGACGTAAACCCCCTTGTAGCAGGCGATCAGTCCGGCTGCCAAGCCGAAGAGCGCCGCCTTGGCAAGCGACACGATAACGTCCCCGGCACCGGTGAGCAGGGTCAGCCCGGAGACGAACGCACCCGCCGAGACGTTCTGGATGTACACACAGAATACGAATGCGCCTGTCAGACCGACGATGATCACCGAGGCGGCCAGGGCAAGCGCCACGGTTGTCGCCGCGAGTACGCGGGGCACCACCAACGCTTGTATCGGATTGATACCCATGACCCGAAGCGCGTCGAGTTCGTCACGAATCGTACGGGCGCCGAGATCGGCGCACATCGCAGTGGCGCCGGCGCCCGAGACCACCAGCACCGTCACGATCGGCCCGATCTGGTTCACCGTTCCGATAGCGGCGCCCGTCCCCGAGAAGTCCGTCGCGCCAAACTCATTGAGCAGGATGTTGAAGGTGAACACCAGCAGGACCGAATACGGCATTGTCAGCATCAGCGCGGGTACCACCGATACTCGCGCGACGAACCAGGTCTGGATGACGTACTCGTGCCAGGCGAATGGCCGCTTGAACATCGAGACGAAGGTGTCCAACGACATCGCGAATATTCGGCCGATCGCACGTACCGGCTTTGCTGCCGTCTGCGCGGCTATCACCATGGCGCCACCCACCTCTCCTCCGGACGGGTCGATGTGGATAAGTGACATTCGAGGGCGTAAGCGCCCCGCACATCTATGTCCATATCCAACGCTTTCAACTGATCCTCGTACTGATGCATTGCTTCTGCAGCGGCGGCTTGTCCTCAGTCACGTATCTTGGCGCTGTCGCCAGAAGCTAAGTGGTGCAACTTATTCGGAAACACCTGAAGAGCGCCCGACGGGCACAGCCCGACTGCGGCCCGAACCCGGGCCTGCTGGTCGTCGGGTACCTCCTCGAACGCGAGCACGACGACACCGCTCTCGTCCTGGTCGAAGAACCCGTCGGCGGTCATCACGCACATTCCGGCGGACATGCAGATCTCGCGGTCGGCGGTGACCCTCATCGGCTGAACGCATCCTGCGTCAAGGCGGAGTTCATGAAGTCACGAAAATGCAGCCAGCGCCCATTGCGAAGCGTGATGATGTGCGCGAATTCCGATTGCCATTCGTGGCCGTTGTCGAGCCTGCGGAAGCGCTGCCGACCCCAAACGGCGAGGTCGTCACCCTGGGCGATGAACTTCCACGGTTCCATTTCGACGATCTCGATGGTCTGCCCGACCCTGCTGAAGAACGTCATTGCGTCGGAGATGCCTCGGTAATCACCGGCATACGGGATCTTCTCAGTGCCGTAGTAAGTGATCCGCACATCTGGATCGAGGTACCGCAGAGCGGTATCCAGGTCGCCGGCAGGCACCGCGGCATAGATCGCCTTGGTCGCGTCGATGTTGCGCGCCTCTCCAGTGATGGCGGTCATGAGAGGCACAGGGGCAGGCGGACATACGCGTGCGTCAGCAAACTGGCGGTCTGCTTCGTACCGGGGTCGTCGCTCAAGGCAATGTGCTCATACCGGTCGAGTACCGCGTTGAGCATCGCGGTCACCTCCAGTCGGGCCAGCGAGGAACCAAGGCAGAAGTGCAACCCATGACCGAGTGACAACTGCT from Mycolicibacterium sp. MU0053 includes:
- a CDS encoding MCE family protein; translation: MMRIWWRRMVMAWATLVIAGGVVGCGDWQGLNSLPMPGTAGGGPGSFVIQAQLPDVNNIQPNSRVRVGDVDVGAVTRIERQGWHALLTMQLDGSVDLPENSTVTIGLTSLLGSLHIELAPPTDAAPKGRLHAGSLIPLSRGDAFPSTEQTLAALSVVLNGGGLGQVQDITAALATAFRGREHDLRSMIGQLETFTRNVNDQTGDIITATESLNNLAGQFAAQRPVLDQALQAVPEALAVLNGQRRNLVETAHQFGIFSALTVDSVNQTKDNLVKELNDVGPVLESLADAGPSMTRALSLILTFPFPNETIEKWQRGDYANLTAIADLTLSRIDAGMFTGTRWEGDLTALEVQWGRTIGQFPSPYTKGNPLVVPYRWDQGP
- a CDS encoding MCE family protein → MKDDFKGAAWRLLIFLTVCAFGTFALLTVFAEFRFGGGKKYFADFTNVSGLKSDDMVRIAGVEVGTIQDISFNGDSTVRVEFATDDSVLLTEGTRAAVRYDNVIGGRYLALEEGAGGLRPLQPSATIPVARTQPALDLDSVIGGFRPLFRVLDPDQVNALSGQLISALQGQGATIGSFLQQAAMVTNTLADRDVLIGQVIDNLNVVLGSLGGQTERLDLAVTSLSELVQGLAERKGDISTALAYTDAAAGSVAGLLAQSRQPFAKVVRETDRTAAIALADHEYLDNLINTLPDKYRALGRQGINGDFFSFYLCEIVLKLNGKGGQPVYVKVADQVSGRCAPR
- a CDS encoding MlaE family ABC transporter permease, which codes for MVIAAQTAAKPVRAIGRIFAMSLDTFVSMFKRPFAWHEYVIQTWFVARVSVVPALMLTMPYSVLLVFTFNILLNEFGATDFSGTGAAIGTVNQIGPIVTVLVVSGAGATAMCADLGARTIRDELDALRVMGINPIQALVVPRVLAATTVALALAASVIIVGLTGAFVFCVYIQNVSAGAFVSGLTLLTGAGDVIVSLAKAALFGLAAGLIACYKGVYVNGGPAGVGNAVNETVVFTFTVLFAINILVTAVGIQFTVT
- a CDS encoding MCE family protein — translated: MRSFTERSPLAIGAVGVVVVSAVVVGALQYQNLPLVNQVKTYSAHFADAGGLLSGATVEVSGYPAGRVSSIELDGAAVLVRFSVDKNIRMGEATEAAIKTKSLLGTKMLAVLPQGGGDLDGPIPMNRTSSPYQLPDALGDLADTISGLDTDELSESLSTLSDTFADTPGELREAVHGVARFAQTLNDRDTQLRTLLTNAAKATGVLAHRSDQVARLVSATNDLLAQLRTQSDAVNQIWASISSAAAQLKAFIAENRQQLRPALEKLNGVMAILDNRKDRFREAVKLLNKYAMSLGESLSSGPFFKAYVVNLLPGQFVQPFVDAAFSDLGLDPNVLAPSQLTDPPTGQPGTPALPVPHPRTGQGGEPHLTVPDAITGNPGDPRYPYRAPLPAPLPGGPPPGPPALSGNATPESGQP
- a CDS encoding MCE family protein, which translates into the protein MGPRKGEARIHNAWWTVILLAVVGAFLLVTVGVYSGTFSSHVPVTLTSDRSGLVMETGAKVKLRGVEVGRVRNISGGDGRAKLEVAIDPNQTQFIPANVQARIQATTAFGAKFVELVYPPDPSPAPLAAGAVLQSTNVSTEVNTIFENLSDLLRMIDPSKLNAVLTAVADGVRGQGERMGQATTDLNVVLTALNERNETIRQDWQSFGRFNDTYAAVANDIVTILDGASTTSKTVVDRAANLDHLLLSTTGLARSGTELLASSKDSLVGLVNILEPTTGLLNKYSPVYACWLQGATWFLDNGGFDAWGGDNDRSIQFDVGLLFGNDPYKYPDNLPVIAAKGGPGGKPGCGSLPDATENFPVRQLITNTGWGPGLDIRPNPGIGHPCWANYFPVTRGNPERASIRQCLPGAAPGPGG
- a CDS encoding ABC transporter permease; the encoded protein is MSVGTPSRPFGRLAHVVDEFVAAWNRIGGQARFYANTLAAIPDAVTHYRTELLRLIAQMGLGSGALAVVGGTVAIVGFLTMTTGALVAVQGYNQLASVGFEALTGFASAFFNVRLIVPGTTSVALSATIGAGATAQLGAMRINEEIDALEVIGIRSVTYLAATRVLAGVIVVIPLYCVAVMMAFLAARFGTTVIYGQGSGVYDHYFGTFLNPTDLIWSFFQCVAMTVVIMLVHTYYGFTASGGPAGVGEAVGRAVRTSMVVAAIEIVMISLAVYGQSGNFNLAG
- a CDS encoding ferredoxin, with protein sequence MRVTADREICMSAGMCVMTADGFFDQDESGVVVLAFEEVPDDQQARVRAAVGLCPSGALQVFPNKLHHLASGDSAKIRD
- a CDS encoding MCE family protein; translation: MTGLRWLRTALAGILALTLAAGFVVVVRHSDRIGKTWVTAYFANSNGLFAGDDVRILGVPVGRIDHIEPQPTRARITFWVDRKYPIPVDANAVILAPQLVTGRSIQLTPAFTGGSMMPTGSVIPEERTAVPVEWDEVRVQLQRLTRLLQPTEPGGVSTLGAVINTAADNLRGQGASIRETVVRLSQALATLGGHSSDIFSTFTNLSTLVSALHDSADLLEQLNGNMAEVTSLVADDPQKVARTIEDLGGVIGDVKDFADDNREAIGTASDKLASISDTLIASLDDLEQTLHIAPGTVANFYNIFEPANGALTGALAVNNFANPISFLCGAIQAASRRGAEQSAKLCVQYLAPIVKNRQYNFPPIGANLVVGAQARPNEVTYSEDRMRPDFVPPAEDGPQTTATDPTAGLSGIMLPTNGGGA
- a CDS encoding nuclear transport factor 2 family protein — encoded protein: MTAITGEARNIDATKAIYAAVPAGDLDTALRYLDPDVRITYYGTEKIPYAGDYRGISDAMTFFSRVGQTIEIVEMEPWKFIAQGDDLAVWGRQRFRRLDNGHEWQSEFAHIITLRNGRWLHFRDFMNSALTQDAFSR